The Mycobacterium seoulense genome has a window encoding:
- a CDS encoding glutamate decarboxylase, with translation MPQHPSLPAHSIAPAYTGRLFTAPVPALRMPDESMDPEAAYRFIHDELMLDGSSRLNLATFVTTWMDPEAGRLMAETFDKNMIDKDEYPATAAIEQRCVCMVADLFHADGLDDADPYSACGVSTIGSSEAVMLGGLAMKWRWRAKVGKGWEGRKPNLVMGSNVQVVWEKFCRYFDVEPRYLPMEEGRYVITPEQVLDAVDEDTIGVVAILGTTYTGELEPVADICAALDKLAAGGGVDVPVHVDAASGGFVVPFLHPELKWDFRLPRVVSINVSGHKYGLTYPGVGFVVWRSKEYLPEELVFRVNYLGGDMPTFTLNFSRAGNQVVGQYYNFLRLGRDGYTKVMQALSGTARWLGEQLRVSDHCELISDGSAIPVIAFRLAKNRGYTEFDVSHELRGYGWQVPAYTMPDNATNVSVLRIVVREGLSADLARALHDDAVSALTSLDKLRPGGHYEAQHFAH, from the coding sequence GTGCCCCAACATCCGTCCCTGCCCGCGCACTCGATCGCCCCCGCCTACACCGGCCGCCTGTTCACCGCGCCGGTGCCGGCGCTGCGGATGCCCGACGAGTCGATGGACCCCGAGGCCGCCTACCGCTTCATCCACGACGAGCTGATGCTCGACGGCAGTTCCCGGCTGAACCTGGCGACGTTCGTCACCACCTGGATGGATCCCGAGGCCGGGCGGCTGATGGCCGAGACGTTCGACAAGAACATGATCGACAAGGACGAGTACCCGGCGACCGCGGCGATCGAGCAGCGCTGCGTGTGCATGGTCGCCGACCTGTTCCACGCCGACGGCCTGGACGACGCCGACCCCTACAGCGCCTGCGGGGTGTCGACGATCGGCTCCAGCGAGGCGGTGATGCTGGGCGGGCTGGCGATGAAATGGCGCTGGCGGGCCAAGGTCGGGAAGGGCTGGGAGGGCCGCAAGCCCAACCTGGTGATGGGCTCCAACGTCCAGGTGGTGTGGGAGAAGTTCTGCCGCTACTTCGACGTCGAGCCGCGCTACCTGCCGATGGAGGAGGGGCGCTACGTCATCACCCCCGAACAGGTCCTGGACGCCGTCGACGAGGACACCATCGGCGTGGTGGCGATCCTGGGCACCACCTACACCGGCGAACTGGAACCGGTCGCCGACATCTGCGCCGCGCTGGACAAGCTGGCCGCCGGCGGCGGGGTGGACGTGCCGGTGCACGTCGACGCCGCCAGCGGCGGGTTCGTGGTGCCCTTCCTGCACCCCGAACTGAAGTGGGACTTCCGGCTGCCCCGGGTCGTGTCGATCAACGTCAGCGGCCACAAGTACGGGCTCACCTATCCCGGCGTCGGGTTCGTGGTGTGGCGCAGCAAGGAATACCTGCCCGAGGAGCTGGTCTTCCGCGTCAACTACCTCGGCGGCGACATGCCCACCTTCACGCTGAACTTCTCCCGCGCCGGCAACCAGGTGGTCGGGCAGTACTACAACTTCCTGCGGCTGGGACGCGACGGCTACACCAAGGTGATGCAGGCGCTGTCCGGGACGGCCCGCTGGCTGGGGGAGCAGCTGCGCGTCAGCGACCACTGCGAGCTGATCTCGGACGGTTCGGCGATCCCCGTGATCGCCTTCCGGCTGGCCAAGAACCGCGGGTACACCGAGTTCGATGTCTCCCACGAGCTGCGGGGTTACGGCTGGCAGGTGCCCGCGTACACCATGCCCGACAACGCCACCAACGTCTCGGTGCTGCGCATCGTGGTGCGGGAAGGCCTGTCCGCGGACCTGGCCCGCGCGCTGCACGACGACGCCGTCTCGGCGCTGACCTCGCTGGACAAGCTCAGGCCCGGCGGTCATTACGAAGCCCAGCACTTCGCGCACTGA
- a CDS encoding DUF4436 domain-containing protein, which translates to MRSAVRRFALAGLVVLIVGTYVALIELYEDTVEGVAPGTLSDSAEGAPQSMATLTVEEMQSNYSAVVANLAVSPGPALLDPVTHRLKEDLVLRVRSSAQPSRREYTPGMLPGVFPIPLTIAGHVERWPFDNYTSGPIEVQLFPGGDTTKPPVLIPVRLIDHLSGFKVSSTKIPDHEGYRLSVRRALSTAVFGIVICGVLIAIAGLGLFVAVQTVRNRRKFQPPMTTWYAAMLFAVVPLRNAMPGLPPFGAWIDVTIVLWVIVALVVAMLLYIACWWRHLRPEVSAPQAEPVSAPSG; encoded by the coding sequence ATGCGCTCGGCGGTCAGAAGGTTCGCCCTAGCCGGTCTCGTCGTGCTCATCGTCGGGACGTACGTCGCGCTGATCGAGCTCTATGAGGACACCGTTGAAGGCGTCGCTCCCGGCACCCTGAGCGACAGCGCGGAGGGCGCCCCTCAGAGTATGGCGACGCTGACCGTGGAAGAGATGCAGTCGAACTACAGCGCGGTCGTCGCCAACCTGGCCGTGTCGCCGGGACCCGCGCTGTTGGATCCGGTCACCCACCGGCTCAAGGAAGACCTCGTGCTGCGCGTCAGGTCATCGGCCCAGCCCAGTCGGCGCGAATACACACCGGGCATGCTGCCCGGCGTTTTCCCGATCCCGCTGACCATCGCCGGTCACGTCGAACGGTGGCCCTTCGACAACTACACGTCGGGCCCCATCGAGGTGCAGCTCTTCCCCGGCGGCGACACCACGAAGCCGCCCGTACTCATCCCGGTGAGGTTGATCGATCACCTGTCCGGCTTCAAGGTCTCTTCGACCAAGATCCCCGACCACGAGGGGTACAGGCTGAGCGTGCGGCGCGCGCTGAGCACCGCGGTGTTCGGCATCGTTATCTGCGGCGTGCTCATCGCCATCGCCGGTCTTGGCCTGTTCGTGGCAGTACAGACGGTGCGTAACCGGCGAAAGTTTCAGCCCCCGATGACGACGTGGTACGCGGCCATGCTCTTCGCGGTGGTACCGCTGCGAAACGCGATGCCCGGCTTGCCCCCGTTCGGGGCGTGGATCGACGTGACCATCGTGCTCTGGGTCATCGTCGCGTTGGTGGTCGCGATGCTGCTCTACATCGCCTGCTGGTGGCGGCATCTGCGGCCCGAGGTTTCCGCGCCGCAGGCGGAGCCGGTCTCGGCGCCATCGGGCTGA
- the tsaE gene encoding tRNA (adenosine(37)-N6)-threonylcarbamoyltransferase complex ATPase subunit type 1 TsaE has product MARPALSGTATLERVEDTVALGSRLGERLRAGDVVVLTGPLGAGKTVLAKGIAAAMDVDGPVTSPSYVLARVHPARRPGAPAMIHVDMYRLLDTDGADLLGELDSLDLDTDLDDAVVVVEWGEGLVERLAERHLDIRLERLSGSDVRIASWQWVCS; this is encoded by the coding sequence GTGGCTAGGCCCGCACTTTCGGGCACGGCCACCCTGGAACGCGTGGAGGACACCGTCGCGCTGGGGTCGCGCCTCGGTGAGCGGCTGCGCGCGGGCGACGTGGTGGTGCTCACCGGTCCGCTCGGCGCGGGAAAGACGGTGCTGGCCAAGGGTATTGCCGCGGCGATGGACGTCGACGGCCCGGTCACCTCACCGTCGTACGTGCTGGCGCGGGTGCACCCGGCGCGGCGGCCCGGCGCGCCGGCGATGATTCACGTCGACATGTACCGGCTCTTGGACACCGACGGCGCCGACCTGCTCGGCGAGCTCGACTCACTGGACCTCGACACCGATCTCGACGACGCGGTCGTCGTCGTGGAGTGGGGCGAGGGACTCGTCGAGCGCCTCGCCGAGCGGCACCTCGACATCCGTCTGGAACGGCTCAGCGGGTCCGACGTGCGCATCGCTTCCTGGCAGTGGGTCTGCTCATGA
- the tsaB gene encoding tRNA (adenosine(37)-N6)-threonylcarbamoyltransferase complex dimerization subunit type 1 TsaB, producing MSVVLALDTSTPAVTAGIVRRADVSVLAERVTLDARAHAERLTPNVVAALADAGLAMSDLDAVVVGCGPGPFTGLRAGMATAAAYGHALGIPVHGVCSLDAIGVCTTGEVLVVTDARRREVYWARYRDGFRIDGPGVSVPADVDPGAAGAVAGSTEHAALFGLPHRGPIHPTPAGLVAAVPDWSLRPPPLVALYLRRPDAKPMAARE from the coding sequence ATGAGTGTCGTTCTCGCCCTTGACACTTCGACCCCCGCCGTGACGGCGGGGATTGTGCGCCGGGCAGACGTCAGCGTGCTGGCCGAGCGGGTCACCCTCGACGCCCGGGCGCACGCCGAACGGCTCACGCCGAATGTGGTGGCCGCCCTGGCCGACGCCGGGCTGGCGATGAGCGACCTGGACGCCGTCGTGGTCGGTTGCGGCCCCGGCCCGTTCACCGGCCTGCGGGCCGGGATGGCGACCGCCGCCGCGTACGGGCATGCGCTGGGCATCCCGGTGCACGGCGTGTGCAGCCTGGACGCCATCGGGGTGTGCACCACCGGCGAGGTGCTGGTGGTCACCGACGCCCGCCGGCGCGAGGTCTACTGGGCGCGGTACCGGGACGGGTTTCGCATCGACGGGCCGGGTGTCAGCGTGCCCGCCGACGTCGATCCCGGCGCCGCGGGCGCGGTGGCCGGCTCGACGGAGCACGCGGCGCTGTTCGGCCTGCCGCACCGCGGGCCGATCCATCCGACACCGGCGGGGCTGGTCGCCGCCGTGCCCGACTGGTCGCTGCGCCCACCGCCGTTGGTGGCGCTGTATCTGCGCCGCCCCGACGCCAAACCGATGGCGGCGCGCGAGTGA
- the glmS gene encoding glutamine--fructose-6-phosphate transaminase (isomerizing), whose protein sequence is MCGIVGYVGQQPACRVVMDALRRMEYRGYDSSGIALVNGAGTLTVCRRAGRLANLEEAVAQMPPESLGGTTGLGHTRWATHGRPTDRNAHPHRDAAGKIAVVHNGIIENYPSLRHELEAHGVEFTSDTDTEVAVHLVAQAYRHGPTAGDFGASVLAVLRRLEGHFTLVFTNADEPGTIVAARRSTPLVLGIGDGEMFVGSDVAAFIPHTRNAVELGQDQAVVLTADGYRITDFDGNADVEYREFHIDWDLAAAEKGGYEYFMLKEIAEQPAAVADTLLGHFVDGRIVLDEQRLSDQELREIDKVFVVACGTAYHSGLLAKYAIEHWTRLPVEVELASEFRYRDPVLDRSTLVVAISQSGETADTLEAVRHAKEQKAKVLAICNTNGSQIPRECDAVLYTRAGPEIGVASTKTFLAQITANYLVGLALAQARGTKYPDEVEREYRELESMPDLVARVLAMIEPVTALAYRFAQSSTVLFLGRHVGYPVALEGALKLKELAYMHAEGFAAGELKHGPIALIEDDLPVIVVMPSPKGQATLHAKLLSNIREIQARGAITIVIAEEGDDTVRPYADHLIEIPSVSTLLQPLLSTIPLQVFAASVAQARGYDVDKPRNLAKSVTVE, encoded by the coding sequence ATGTGCGGAATCGTCGGCTACGTCGGGCAGCAGCCTGCCTGCAGGGTCGTCATGGATGCGCTGCGCCGGATGGAGTACCGCGGCTACGACTCGTCGGGCATCGCACTGGTCAACGGCGCCGGGACGCTCACCGTGTGCCGCCGCGCCGGCCGGCTGGCCAACCTCGAGGAAGCGGTCGCGCAGATGCCGCCGGAGTCGCTGGGCGGCACCACCGGCCTGGGCCACACCCGCTGGGCCACCCACGGGCGCCCCACCGACCGCAACGCGCACCCGCACCGCGACGCCGCCGGCAAGATCGCCGTCGTGCACAACGGCATCATCGAGAACTACCCGAGCCTGCGCCACGAGCTGGAGGCCCACGGCGTGGAATTCACCAGCGATACCGACACCGAGGTGGCGGTGCACCTGGTGGCCCAGGCCTACCGGCACGGGCCGACCGCCGGCGACTTCGGCGCCTCGGTGCTGGCCGTGCTGCGCCGGCTGGAGGGCCACTTCACCCTGGTGTTCACCAACGCCGACGAGCCCGGCACCATCGTGGCCGCCCGCCGCTCCACCCCGCTGGTGCTGGGGATCGGCGACGGCGAGATGTTCGTCGGCTCCGACGTTGCCGCGTTCATCCCGCACACCCGCAACGCCGTCGAACTCGGCCAGGACCAGGCCGTGGTGCTCACCGCGGACGGCTACCGCATCACCGACTTCGACGGGAACGCGGACGTCGAGTACCGCGAGTTTCACATCGACTGGGACCTGGCCGCCGCGGAAAAGGGCGGCTACGAGTACTTCATGCTCAAGGAGATCGCCGAGCAGCCCGCCGCGGTGGCCGACACCCTGCTCGGGCATTTCGTCGACGGCCGGATCGTGCTCGACGAGCAGCGGCTCTCCGACCAGGAGCTGCGCGAGATCGACAAGGTGTTCGTGGTGGCGTGCGGCACCGCGTATCACTCGGGGCTGCTCGCCAAATACGCCATCGAACACTGGACCCGGTTGCCGGTGGAGGTGGAACTGGCCAGCGAATTCCGCTACCGCGACCCGGTGCTGGACCGCAGCACGCTGGTGGTCGCCATCTCGCAGTCCGGGGAGACCGCCGACACGCTCGAAGCGGTCCGGCACGCCAAGGAGCAGAAGGCCAAGGTGCTGGCCATCTGCAACACCAACGGCTCGCAGATCCCCCGCGAATGCGATGCCGTGCTCTACACCCGCGCCGGCCCCGAGATCGGCGTCGCCTCGACGAAGACGTTCCTCGCCCAGATCACCGCCAACTACCTGGTGGGCCTGGCGCTGGCCCAGGCCCGCGGCACGAAGTACCCCGACGAGGTCGAGCGGGAGTATCGGGAGCTGGAGTCGATGCCGGACCTGGTCGCGCGGGTGCTCGCGATGATCGAGCCGGTGACCGCGCTGGCATACCGATTCGCCCAGTCCTCGACCGTGCTGTTCCTGGGCCGCCACGTCGGCTACCCCGTGGCGCTGGAAGGCGCGCTGAAGCTCAAGGAACTGGCCTACATGCACGCCGAGGGGTTCGCCGCCGGCGAGCTCAAGCACGGCCCGATCGCGCTGATCGAGGACGACCTGCCGGTCATCGTCGTCATGCCCTCGCCCAAGGGGCAGGCCACGCTGCACGCCAAGCTGCTGTCCAACATCCGCGAGATCCAGGCCCGCGGCGCGATCACGATCGTGATCGCCGAGGAAGGCGACGACACCGTACGGCCCTACGCGGACCACCTGATCGAAATCCCTTCGGTATCAACCCTTTTGCAGCCGTTGCTGTCGACCATCCCACTTCAGGTGTTCGCCGCGTCGGTCGCCCAGGCCCGCGGCTACGACGTCGACAAGCCGCGAAACCTCGCCAAGTCCGTCACCGTCGAGTAG
- a CDS encoding NAD(P)H-hydrate dehydratase, with protein sequence MRHYYCVDAIRQAEAPLLASLPDGALMRRAAFGLAAEIVAELRARTGGVAGRRVCAVVGSGDNGGDALWAATFVRRRGAAADAVLLNPERTHRKGLAAFTKAGGRIVETVSPTTDLVIDGVVGISGSGPLRPAAAEVFAAVDDAAIPVVAVDIPSGIDVATGAISGPAVHAALTVTFGGLKPVHALADCGRVKLIDIGLDLPKTDLLGFEAADAAARWPVPGPHDDKYTQGVTGVMAGSSTYPGAAVLCTGAAVAATSGMVRYAGSAHREVLAHWPEVIASPTAASAGRVQSWVVGPGLGTDDTGAAALWFALETDLPVIVDADGLTILAAHPELVANRTAPTVLTPHAGEFARLAGKPPGDDRVGACRKLADTFGATVLLKGNVTVIADAGGPVYLNPAGQSWAATAGSGDVLSGMIGALLAAGLPAAEAAAAAAFVHARAAALSAADPGPGEAPTSASRIVPHIRAALAAL encoded by the coding sequence GTGCGGCACTACTACTGCGTAGACGCGATCCGCCAGGCCGAGGCGCCGCTGCTGGCCAGCCTTCCCGACGGGGCCTTGATGCGGCGCGCGGCCTTCGGCCTCGCCGCCGAGATCGTCGCCGAATTGCGGGCCCGCACCGGCGGGGTGGCCGGCCGCCGGGTGTGCGCGGTCGTCGGCTCGGGCGACAACGGCGGCGACGCGCTGTGGGCCGCCACCTTTGTGCGCCGCCGCGGCGCGGCCGCCGACGCGGTGCTGCTCAACCCGGAGCGCACCCACCGCAAGGGCCTGGCGGCCTTCACCAAGGCCGGCGGCCGGATCGTGGAAACCGTCTCGCCGACAACCGATCTCGTCATCGACGGGGTGGTCGGCATCTCCGGCTCCGGGCCACTGCGCCCGGCCGCGGCCGAGGTGTTCGCCGCCGTCGACGACGCGGCGATCCCGGTGGTCGCCGTCGACATCCCCAGCGGCATCGACGTGGCGACGGGGGCGATCTCCGGCCCGGCGGTCCATGCCGCCCTGACCGTCACCTTCGGCGGGCTCAAGCCCGTGCACGCGCTCGCCGACTGCGGGCGGGTCAAGCTGATCGACATCGGGCTCGATCTGCCGAAGACCGACCTGCTGGGTTTCGAGGCCGCCGACGCGGCCGCGCGCTGGCCGGTGCCCGGGCCCCACGACGACAAGTACACCCAGGGCGTGACGGGCGTGATGGCCGGATCGTCGACGTATCCGGGTGCGGCCGTGCTGTGCACCGGGGCCGCCGTCGCGGCGACCTCCGGCATGGTCCGCTACGCCGGCAGCGCGCACCGCGAGGTGCTCGCGCACTGGCCGGAGGTGATCGCGTCCCCCACCGCGGCGTCGGCCGGGCGGGTCCAATCCTGGGTCGTCGGGCCGGGATTGGGCACCGACGACACCGGGGCCGCCGCGCTGTGGTTCGCGCTGGAGACCGATCTGCCGGTGATCGTGGATGCCGACGGGCTGACCATCCTGGCGGCGCACCCCGAGCTGGTCGCCAACCGCACCGCCCCCACCGTGTTGACCCCGCACGCCGGTGAATTCGCGCGCCTGGCCGGCAAACCGCCCGGGGACGACCGGGTGGGGGCGTGCCGCAAACTGGCGGACACCTTCGGCGCCACGGTGCTGCTCAAGGGGAACGTCACCGTGATCGCCGATGCGGGCGGCCCGGTGTACCTCAACCCCGCCGGGCAATCCTGGGCGGCCACCGCCGGCTCCGGCGACGTGCTGTCCGGGATGATCGGCGCGCTGCTCGCGGCGGGCCTGCCCGCGGCCGAGGCGGCCGCCGCGGCGGCGTTCGTCCACGCGCGGGCGGCGGCCCTGTCGGCCGCGGACCCGGGCCCCGGTGAGGCGCCGACGTCGGCGTCGCGCATCGTGCCGCACATCAGGGCCGCCCTGGCCGCCCTATAG
- a CDS encoding DUF4436 domain-containing protein, which produces MRYGVIALIVGVVGAYIASVALYAGSGGHHHPETPAGGERSTATLVIEDIQSNYSVLTANLSISPGSALLDPQTQHLNEDLSLRVRSVATPTRRTWTKGMLPGVFPVPLTIAGEIENWPFDRYGSGPVEIELMHGPANVPEHVPVTFVNHLSGWQVSVDGSGPYRVSVHRALSAAAFGIVICGVLIAIACLGLFVAVQTVRNRRKFQPPMTTWYAAMLFAVVPLRNALPGSPPFGGWIDITLVLWVLVVLVISMLLYILCWWRHLRPEVAGPARAAADPVPAPSTT; this is translated from the coding sequence GTGAGGTATGGCGTCATCGCACTGATCGTGGGCGTCGTCGGGGCGTACATCGCCTCGGTGGCCCTCTACGCCGGCAGCGGGGGGCACCACCACCCGGAGACCCCGGCCGGCGGTGAGCGCAGCACGGCCACGCTGGTCATCGAAGACATCCAGTCGAACTACAGCGTGCTGACGGCCAACCTGTCCATCTCGCCGGGCTCGGCCCTGCTGGATCCGCAAACCCAGCACCTCAACGAAGACCTCAGTCTGCGAGTGCGCTCCGTGGCAACGCCGACCCGGCGCACGTGGACCAAGGGCATGCTGCCCGGCGTCTTCCCCGTTCCGCTGACCATCGCGGGGGAGATCGAGAACTGGCCTTTCGACCGCTACGGGTCCGGGCCCGTCGAGATCGAGCTCATGCACGGCCCCGCGAACGTGCCCGAACACGTGCCGGTGACGTTCGTCAACCACCTCTCCGGCTGGCAGGTGTCCGTCGACGGGTCGGGCCCCTACCGGGTGAGCGTGCACCGCGCGCTCAGCGCCGCGGCGTTCGGCATCGTAATCTGCGGGGTGCTCATCGCCATCGCCTGCCTGGGCCTGTTCGTCGCCGTACAGACGGTGCGTAACCGGCGGAAGTTCCAGCCGCCGATGACGACGTGGTATGCGGCGATGCTTTTCGCGGTGGTACCGCTGCGGAACGCGCTCCCGGGCTCGCCGCCCTTCGGGGGCTGGATCGACATCACGCTCGTGCTGTGGGTGCTCGTCGTCTTGGTCATCTCCATGCTGCTCTACATCTTGTGCTGGTGGCGGCATCTCAGACCGGAGGTTGCCGGGCCCGCCCGCGCGGCGGCGGATCCGGTGCCGGCGCCGTCGACCACATGA
- a CDS encoding rhomboid-like protein codes for MGLAVWHYVSSAPLTYGWLIVLVVTTLIQHWLPQRQLHKMLMHHSTNIHGLARDPLDVLFSSLLWIDGYNLTPYLLLFTLFLAPAEHWLGQLRWLTVGLSAHILSTYFSEGLLYFAIEERDASERLVHARDIGVSYFLVGVMAVLAYHIARPWRWGYLGVLFIIFGFPLIAMDRIELNFTAIGHFTSILVGLCFYPMTRHKEGRQLSPARLRAMARRDRSPEVSA; via the coding sequence ATGGGGCTCGCGGTCTGGCATTACGTCAGCAGCGCCCCGCTGACCTACGGGTGGCTCATCGTCCTGGTGGTCACCACGCTCATCCAGCACTGGCTTCCCCAACGGCAACTGCACAAGATGCTGATGCACCACTCCACCAACATCCATGGACTGGCGCGCGATCCGCTCGACGTGTTGTTCTCCAGCCTGTTGTGGATCGACGGGTACAACCTGACGCCGTACCTGCTGCTGTTCACGTTGTTCCTCGCGCCGGCCGAACACTGGCTGGGCCAGTTACGTTGGCTGACAGTGGGATTGAGCGCACACATCCTGTCCACCTATTTCAGCGAAGGCCTGCTGTATTTCGCGATCGAGGAGCGCGACGCGTCGGAGCGGCTGGTGCACGCCCGCGACATCGGCGTCAGCTACTTCCTGGTCGGGGTGATGGCGGTGCTGGCCTATCACATCGCGCGGCCGTGGCGGTGGGGCTATCTCGGCGTGCTGTTCATCATCTTCGGTTTCCCGTTGATCGCGATGGACCGGATCGAGCTGAACTTCACCGCGATCGGACACTTCACCTCGATCCTCGTCGGGCTCTGCTTCTACCCGATGACGCGGCATAAAGAGGGCCGGCAGCTGAGCCCGGCACGCCTGCGCGCCATGGCGCGCAGGGACCGCTCGCCCGAGGTATCCGCCTGA
- the alr gene encoding alanine racemase: MAVTPISLTPGLVAEALVDLGAIEHNVRLLCEHAGRAQVMAVVKADGYGHGATPAARAALAGGATELGVATVAEALALRADGIAAPVLAWLHPPGIDFGPALLADVEIAVSSERQLDDLLDAAHRTGRTATVTVKVDTGLNRNGVHPARYPSMLTALRRAVADEAVRLRGLMSHMVFADQPANPVNDLQAQRFSDMLAQAGERGLRFEVAHLANSSATMSRPELAFDLVRPGVAVYGLSPVPELGDMGLVPAMTVKCPVALVKSISAGESVSYGHTWTAERDTTLALLPVGYADGVFRSLGGRLDVLINGKRRPGVGRICMDQFVVDLGPGRTDVTEGDEAILFGPGSSGEPTAQDWADLLGTIHYEVVTSPRGRITRTYREARTIEP, from the coding sequence GTGGCCGTTACGCCGATATCGCTGACGCCGGGGCTGGTCGCCGAGGCCCTGGTGGACCTGGGCGCCATTGAGCACAACGTGCGGTTGCTGTGCGAACACGCCGGCCGCGCGCAGGTGATGGCCGTCGTCAAGGCCGACGGCTACGGCCACGGGGCCACCCCGGCCGCCCGCGCGGCGCTGGCCGGCGGCGCGACCGAGCTCGGCGTCGCCACCGTCGCCGAGGCGCTGGCGCTGCGCGCCGACGGCATCGCCGCACCCGTGCTGGCCTGGTTGCACCCGCCCGGCATCGACTTCGGGCCCGCGCTGCTGGCCGACGTGGAGATCGCCGTGTCGTCGGAGCGCCAGCTCGACGACCTGCTGGACGCGGCGCACCGGACGGGCCGGACCGCGACGGTCACCGTCAAGGTCGACACCGGGCTCAACCGCAACGGCGTCCACCCCGCCCGATACCCGTCGATGCTGACCGCGCTGCGCCGGGCCGTCGCCGACGAGGCGGTTCGGCTGCGCGGCCTGATGTCGCACATGGTGTTCGCCGATCAACCGGCCAACCCCGTCAACGATCTTCAGGCCCAACGCTTCAGCGACATGCTGGCCCAGGCGGGCGAGCGGGGGCTGCGGTTCGAGGTCGCGCACCTGGCGAACTCGTCGGCCACCATGTCGCGTCCCGAGCTGGCCTTCGACCTGGTGCGGCCCGGCGTCGCGGTGTACGGCCTGAGCCCGGTGCCCGAGCTCGGGGACATGGGGTTGGTGCCGGCCATGACGGTGAAATGCCCTGTGGCCCTGGTGAAGTCGATTTCCGCGGGCGAGAGCGTCTCGTATGGGCACACGTGGACCGCGGAACGCGACACGACTTTGGCCCTGCTGCCGGTCGGCTACGCCGACGGCGTCTTCCGCTCGCTGGGGGGACGCTTGGACGTCTTGATCAACGGCAAGCGGCGGCCCGGGGTCGGGCGGATCTGCATGGACCAGTTCGTCGTCGACCTCGGCCCCGGCCGGACCGACGTGACCGAGGGCGACGAGGCGATCCTGTTCGGCCCCGGCAGCAGCGGGGAACCCACCGCGCAGGACTGGGCCGACCTGCTCGGCACGATCCACTACGAAGTGGTGACCAGCCCCCGCGGGCGCATCACCAGGACCTACCGTGAGGCACGAACCATTGAGCCCTGA
- a CDS encoding alpha/beta fold hydrolase: protein MTALATIVGASARRSMIRRARGLEDPYADEDFDRIDDDRRSVVTTPDGVSLSIREAGPADAPLTMVFVHGFCLRMGAFHFQRTRLPHHVGPGVRMVFYDQRGHGQSDEAPPETYTLTQLGRDLQSVLQVVAPRGLVVLVGHSMGGMTVLSHARQFPDQYGRRIVGAALISSAAEGVARSPLGEILKNPALEAFRFTARSAPKLMHRGRNVSRSLIGPVLRAASYSDLHVSRSLDAFSQRMMNGTPIATMVEFLDALEAHDETAGLWTLLRIPTLIACGDHDLLTPDEYSRKMAASLPQSELVIVRGAGHLALLDKPEAINDGLVRLIKRATPGRVALAARWMRERLRRRGG, encoded by the coding sequence CTGACCGCCCTGGCCACCATCGTCGGAGCCTCGGCCCGGCGTTCGATGATCCGGCGCGCCCGCGGCCTCGAAGACCCTTACGCCGACGAGGATTTCGACCGGATCGACGACGACCGCCGTTCGGTGGTCACCACCCCCGACGGGGTGTCGTTGTCCATCCGCGAGGCCGGCCCCGCGGACGCCCCGCTGACGATGGTCTTCGTCCACGGATTCTGTCTGCGGATGGGCGCCTTCCATTTTCAGCGCACACGCCTGCCCCACCACGTGGGCCCGGGCGTCCGGATGGTCTTCTACGACCAGCGCGGGCACGGTCAGTCCGATGAGGCCCCGCCCGAGACCTACACGCTGACCCAACTCGGCAGAGACCTGCAAAGCGTGCTCCAGGTGGTCGCGCCGCGCGGGCTGGTGGTGCTGGTGGGCCACTCGATGGGCGGCATGACCGTGTTGTCGCACGCCCGTCAATTCCCCGACCAGTACGGGCGCCGGATCGTCGGGGCCGCGCTGATTTCGTCCGCGGCGGAGGGCGTTGCCCGCTCCCCGCTGGGCGAGATCCTGAAAAACCCTGCGCTGGAAGCATTCCGGTTCACCGCTCGGTCCGCGCCGAAGCTGATGCACCGCGGCCGCAACGTCTCGCGCTCGCTGATCGGCCCCGTACTGCGGGCCGCCTCCTACAGCGACCTGCACGTCAGCCGGAGCCTGGACGCCTTCTCCCAGCGGATGATGAACGGCACCCCCATCGCGACGATGGTGGAGTTCCTGGACGCCTTGGAGGCGCATGACGAAACCGCCGGGCTGTGGACCTTGCTGCGCATCCCCACCCTGATCGCGTGCGGGGACCACGACCTGCTGACCCCGGACGAGTACTCGCGCAAGATGGCGGCCTCGCTGCCGCAATCCGAGCTGGTCATCGTTCGCGGGGCCGGCCACCTGGCGCTGCTGGACAAGCCCGAGGCGATCAACGACGGGCTGGTCCGGCTGATCAAGCGCGCCACCCCGGGCCGGGTTGCGCTGGCGGCGCGGTGGATGCGGGAAAGGCTGCGGCGCCGTGGTGGCTAG